Proteins encoded within one genomic window of Anastrepha ludens isolate Willacy chromosome 4, idAnaLude1.1, whole genome shotgun sequence:
- the LOC128860810 gene encoding DC-STAMP domain-containing protein 2 has translation MSYDTSTTAWPATTATNDHVSITTKSTKSTATLGPQSRENEHRKFSGKTIVTLLICGYLTGMGLFVAWHMYETGNVQLLRGKWLKYNAAVLVFLLLAYSRHVRCIATLCIPILCSSKGRSLLIAFAFVMVAVGPTVNIFRNVDVLVRSLSCGQMQLKEALEEMLEVMRQPLVAIKKSVRTAMNNIKQVVKKVELLLFRIKELVLVILSAIKNMFEWLKSIVSFCNKELGTPFDRCMRTADDAMKDCSEKLGSFKGLCQATHIFSMLCYTVKIVDVLCVMVVFFDDAVLGTIMDKLREFTEEIKNMFEVSVTFDHDFSFTTVASRNLSDVGRDIMSEIHGRMAGFFLIFGWLDVISGLLCILVIIKAIYFKMKYLRQPGYNNHYLTKDILQIDEQRKGAGLERLLPLKKIEKRKYIWISNCRLTRREIYRLMRSMLFLFISVIQIFCICFFDYSLYWTLAMINYYGSQEANVEVPPFITVDVKGGGYTAEIFRGIVQAFEPLSQKYNIDATPCLPVPKRPNLKRYMEIAGICLLAWIFLFCQPYGLRLRHVVMRLYYPAEARQRAAWLYNEILMKRMTFFKLMRRKARAKFKNEPKSDPYTFLDWVRAKTASCFLCRFILGHRKSDTCILCGFPLKEDKVECSNPGCKAVYCQSCFDESNKNCCICKRPVEYGDDSDISEEKDSSDDPSAVREPRESDKYCIWVP, from the exons ATGTCCTACGACACTTCAACAACGGCTTGGCCAGCAACAACTGCGACTAATGATCACGTGTCCATAACGACAAAATCAACGAAGTCAACGGCAACATTAGGTCCACAGAGCCGCGAGAATGAACACCGAAAATTCTCTGGTAAAACCATTGTAACATTGCTGATATGCGGATACTTGACTGGAATGGGCCTGTTTGTGGCTTGGCACATGTACGAAACTGGCAACGTCCAGCTTCTAAGAGGCAAATGGCTCAAGTATAATGCGGCTGTATTAGTGTTCCTTCTGCTCGCCTACAGTCGACATGTGCG TTGCATTGCCACATTGTGCATTCCCATTTTGTGCAGCTCTAAGGGGCGGTCCTTGTTGATCGCCTTTGCTTTTGTGATGGTCGCTGTGGGACCAACTGTGAATATTTTTCGGAACGTCGACGTGCTCGTGCGTAGCCTCTCCTGTGGCCAAATGCAACTAAAGGAAGCGCTAGAAGAAATGCTGGAGGTTATGAGACAGCCGCTGGTGGCCATTAAGAAATCTGTTAGAACTGCCATGAATAATATAAAGCAAGTCGTCAAAAAAGTCGAATTATTGCTGTTTCGCATAAAAGAGCTGGTGCTGGTGATCT TGAGCGCGATCAAGAACATGTTTGAATGGCTGAAAAGCATCGTGAGCTTTTGCAATAAGGAATTGGGCACACCCTTCGATCGGTGCATGAGGACCGCAGACGATGCGATGAAGGATTGCAG TGAAAAACTAGGCTCATTCAAGGGACTCTGTCAGGCAACGCACATCTTCTCAATGCTTTGCTATACAGTCAAAATAGTCGATGTTCTCTGTGTGATGGTAGTCTTCTTTGACGATGCTGTGCTGGGTACTATTATGGACA AATTGCGCGAATTCACGGAGGAGATAAAGAATATGTTCGAGGTGTCAGTCACTTTCGATCATGACTTCAGCTTTACAACGGTGGCCTCAAGAAATCTCAGCGATGTGGGCCGCGATATTATGAGTGAGATACATGGGCGTATGGCAGGCTTCTTCCTCATTTTCGGTTGGCTGGATGTGATTAGCGGACTCCTTTGCATTTTAGTGATAATCAA AGCAATTTACTTCAAAATGAAATACTTGCGTCAGCCGGGCTACAACAATCACTATCTCACCAAAGACATTCTGCAGATCGATGAGCAGCGCAAGGGCGCGGGTTTGGAACGATTATTGCCGCTGAAGAAAATCGAAAAGCGCAAATACATTTGG ATATCCAACTGCCGTTTGACACGCCGAGAGATCTATAGGCTGATGCGCTCGatgttatttctttttatttccgtCATACAGATTTTCTGCATCTGTTTTTTTGATTACAGTCTATATTGGACATTGGCTATGATCAACTACTATGGCAGCCAAGAGGCAAACGTGGAGG TTCCGCCCTTCATTACCGTCGATGTAAAGGGAGGGGGCTACACGGCCGAAATTTTTCGCGGCATTGTGCAGGCTTTCGAGCCGCTCAGCCAGAAATACAACATCGATGCGACGCCTTGCCTTCCGGTGCCGAAGCGTCCGAATTTGAAGCGATATATGGAAATTGCAGGTATTTGTTTGTTGGCTTGGATTTTCCTCTTCTGTCAGCCTTACGGCCTGCGACTGCGACACGTTGTGATGCGTCTGTATTACCCAGCGGAGGCGCGGCAACGAGCTGCTTGGCTGTACAATGAGATACTGATGAAGCGCA TGACATTCTTCAAGCTGATGAGACGGAAAGCGCGcgcaaagtttaaaaatgaGCCCAAATCTGATCCATATACTTTTCTAGACTGGGTTAGAGCGAAGACCGCGAG CTGCTTTCTTTGCCGTTTTATACTCGGACATCGTAAAAGTGATACTTGCATTTTGTGCGGATTCCCCCTGAAAGA AGACAAAGTGGAATGTTCAAATCCTGGCTGCAAGGCGGTTTACTGTCAGAGTTGTTTTGACGAGTCCAATAAAAATTGTTGTATATGCAAAAGGCCGGTGGAATACGGCGATGACAGTGACATCTCAGAGGAGAA GGATTCCTCTGATGACCCGAGCGCCGTACGTGAGCCGCGCGAAAGcgataaatattgtatttgggTACCCTAG